A genomic region of Raphanus sativus cultivar WK10039 chromosome 6, ASM80110v3, whole genome shotgun sequence contains the following coding sequences:
- the LOC108812910 gene encoding UDP-N-acetylglucosamine diphosphorylase 2 isoform X2 has translation MEEPTTEEIEIRTADVTTKTLPPPPPPRTASPHQELVERLKDYGQEDVFALWEELSPEERHLLVTEIENLDLPRIDRIIRCSLNSQGLPAAAIEAPPESCVSTVEGRRKEDKEKWWKMGLKAIYEGKLGVVLLSGGQGTRLGSSDPKGCFNIGLPSGKSLFQIQAERILCVQRLAAQAMGEGPTRSVVIQWYIMTSPFTHEPTQKFFESRKYFGLEPDQVTFFQQGTLPCITKDGKFIMETPFSLAKAPDGNGGVYAALKYSRLLEDMASRGIKYVDCYGVDNVLVRVADPTFLGYFIDKGAASAAKVVRKAYPQEKVGVFVRRGKGGPLTVVEYTELDESMASATNQQTGRLQYCWSNVCLHMFTLDFLNQVANGLEKDSIYHVAEKKIPSINGFIEGVKLEQFIFDSFPYAPSTALFEVLREEEFAPVKNANGSSFDTPESARLLVLRLHTRWVIAAGGFLTHSVPLYATGVEVSPLCSYAGENLEAICRGRTFHAPCEISL, from the exons ATGGAGGAGCCAACGACGGAGGAGATAGAGATTAGAACCGCGGACGTGACGACGAAGACgctgcctcctcctcctcctcctcggaCGGCGTCACCTCATCAGGAGCTAGTGGAGAGGCTCAAGGATTACGGTCAGGAAGACGTTTTCGCTCTCTGGGAAGAGCTCTCACCTGAAGAGCGTCACCTCCTCGTCACTGAAATCGAG AATTTGGATCTCCCAAGAATAGATCGGATCATCAGATGCTCACTTAACTCTCAAG GGTTGCCAGCGGCGGCGATTGAGGCACCGCCGGAGAGTTGTGTGTCCACGGTGGAGGGAAGAAGAAAGGAAGACAAAGAAAAATGGTGGAAGATGGGGTTGAAGGCTATCTATGAAGGGAAACTGGGTGTGGTGCTTTTATCTGGTGGACAG gGAACAAGACTTGGAAGTTCAGATCCCAAAGGGTGTTTTA ATATCGGACTGCCATCTGGGAAGTCACTTTTCCAGATTCAAGCTGAGAGGATCTTATGTGTCCAAAGGCTTGCTGCTCAGGCAATGGGTGAGG GTCCAACTCGCTCAGTTGTAATACAGTGGTATATAATGACCAGTCCATTTACTCACGAACCAACACAAAAATTCTTCGAGAGTCGCAAGTATTTTGGCCTTGAGCCAGATCAA GTCACATTTTTCCAACAAGGAACCCTACCTTGCATTACGAAAGATGGAAAGTTTATCATGGAGACACCTTTCAGT CTAGCCAAAGCTCCAGATGGGAACGGGGGAGTTTATGCAG CTCTAAAATATTCAAGGTTATTAGAAGATATGGCTTCCAGGGGGATCAAGTATGTGGATTGCTATGGTGTTGACAATGTTCTG GTTCGAGTAGCTGACCCTACTTTTCTAGGATACTTCATTGACAAAGGTGCAGCTTCTGCCGCAAAAGTAGTGCGCAAG GCATATCCACAAGAAAAGGTTGGAGTATTTGTAAGGAGGGGAAAAGGTGGGCCACTGACCGTGGTTGAGTACACAGAGCTTGATGAGTCCATGGCTTCTGCAACTAATCAACAAACAGGACGTCTTCAATATTGCTGGAGTAAC GTGTGCTTACACATGTTCACTCTGGATTTCCTTAACCAAGTTGCAAACGGACTGGAAAAAGACAGCAT TTATCATGTGGCAGAGAAGAAGATACCGTCTATAAATGGTTTCATAGAGGGAGTGAAACTAGAACAGTTCATATTTGATAGCTTTCCGTATGCTCCTTCAACTGCACTCTTCGAG GTGTTGAGGGAGGAAGAGTTTGCCCCGGTGAAGAATGCAAACGGGTCGAGCTTTGACACGCCAGAAAGCGCGAGACTTCTGGTTCTACGGCTACACACACGTTGGGTCATAGCGGCTGGTGGATTCTTAACACATTCCGTACCTTTATATGCAACTG GTGTGGAAGTGTCACCACTGTGCTCGTACGCTGGAGAAAATCTGGAAGCGATTTGCCGAGGAAGAACGTTTCACGCACCATGTGAGATCTCCCTctaa
- the LOC108812909 gene encoding pentatricopeptide repeat-containing protein At2g35030, mitochondrial, translating to MQSRAWSRLKSYYRRASVLPISSDHVSSNHLSNLVRSISYLGTSRPRTEGYIPKSKPEWLISNLCKEGRIAEARKLFDELPERDVITWTDVINGYIKSGNMREARELFDRSDSKKNVVTWTAMVRGYLQSKQFSAAELLFQAMPERNIVSWNTMIDGYAQSGRIDKALELFDEMPERNVVSWNTMIKGLVMRGRIEEAMSLFERMPVRDVKSWTAVVDGLAKNGKVDEARRVFDCMPERNIVSWNAMITGYAHNNRIEEADQLFQVMPERDFASWNTMITGFIRNGEVDKACVLFDRMPEKNVITWTTMITGYVQVKENEDALKVFSNMLRDGCVKPNVGTYVSILSACSDLAGRLEGQQIHQLISKSVHQKNEMVTSALINMYSKCGDLVAARKIFESGMVSQRDLISWNGMIAVYAHHGRGKEAIEMYDQMRKHGFKPSEVTYLNLLFACSHAGLVDKGMDFFEELVRDKSLSVRDDHYTCLVDLCGRAGRLKDVLKFINSVDAKPSSSVYGAVLSACNIHGEVSIATEVVNKVLETGSADAGTYVMISNLYKGSGKMKEAAEMRMKMKESGLKKSPGCSWILVGSQRHAFVVGDLSHPQFEALDWVVTDLSNKMRKNKNMASDVEKDEFLAI from the coding sequence ATGCAGTCTCGCGCATGGTCGCGACTAAAAAGTTACTACAGGAGAGCATCGGTTCTGCCCATATCATCAGACCATGTTAGTTCCAACCATCTATCAAATCTCGTACGTTCGATTAGCTATCTCGGAACCTCAAGACCCAGAACGGAAGGATACATCCCCAAGTCGAAACCCGAATGGCTGATCTCAAATCTCTGCAAAGAAGGTAGAATCGCAGAGGCACGCAAGCTGTTCGACGAATTGCCTGAGAGAGATGTGATCACATGGACGGATGTGATCAACGGGTATATCAAGTCAGGGAACATGAGAGAAGCCAGAGAACTCTTCGATAGGTCCGATTCTAAGAAAAATGTTGTGACTTGGACAGCTATGGTTCGTGGGTACTTGCAATCTAAGCAGTTCTCTGCAGCTGAGTTACTTTTCCAGGCAATGCCCGAGAGAAATATAGTTTCTTGGAACACTATGATTGATGGGTATGCTCAAAGCGGGAGAATTGACAAGGCCTTAGAactgttcgatgaaatgcctgagaGGAACGTTGTTTCTTGGAACACGATGATTAAAGGGCTTGTGATGCGTGGGAGGATAGAAGAGGCTATGAGTCTGTTCGAGAGGATGCCTGTGAGGGATGTGAAGTCATGGACTGCTGTTGTGGATGGATTAGCGAAGAACGGTAAGGTGGATGAAGCGAGGCGGGTTTTCGATTGTATGCCTGAGAGAAACATCGTTTCGTGGAACGCGATGATCACTGGTTATGCACATAACAATAGGATAGAGGAAGCTGATCAGCTCTTTCAAGTGATGCCGGAGAGAGACTTTGCTTCTTGGAATACGATGATCACGGGGTTTATACGGAACGGAGAAGTGGACAAGGCATGTGTTTTGTTTGACCGTATGCCTGAGAAGAATGTTATAACCTGGACCACGATGATTACAGGATACGTCCAGGTTAAAGAGAACGAAGATGCTCTGAAAGTTTTCTCTAATATGTTGAGGGATGGTTGTGTTAAGCCTAACGTAGGAACTTATGTGAGCATTTTAAGCGCATGTAGTGACTTGGCTGGGCGTCTGGAAGGGCAGCAGATTCACCAGTTGATATCTAAGTCGGTTCACCAAAAGAACGAAATGGTGACTTCAGCGCTTATTAACATGTACTCGAAATGCGGTGATCTTGTAGCTGCGAGGAAGATTTTCGAGTCTGGGATGGTAAGCCAAAGGGATTTGATATCATGGAACGGTATGATTGCGGTTTACGCACACCACGGGCGTGGGAAAGAAGCAATTGAAATGTATGATCAGATGCGGAAGCACGGGTTTAAACCAAGTGAGGTGACCTACCTTAACTTGCTATTCGCTTGCAGCCACGCAGGTTTGGTGGATAAAGGAATGGATTTCTTTGAGGAACTTGTGAGAGACAAGTCACTTTCTGTGCGAGACGATCACTATACGTGTCTAGTGGATCTCTGTGGTCGTGCTGGTAGATTGAAAGATGTGTTAAAGTTCATCAACAGTGTGGATGCTAAGCCATCAAGTTCCGTCTATGGAGCGGTTTTGTCTGCTTGTAATATTCATGGCGAAGTGAGTATTGCTACGGAGGTAGTGAACAAGGTTTTGGAAACGGGATCGGCTGATGCTGGGACCTATGTAATGATTTCTAATCTATATAAAGGGAGTGGAAAAATGAAGGAAGCTGCAGagatgaggatgaagatgaaggAGAGCGGGTTGAAGAAGTCGCCTGGTTGCAGTTGGATTCTGGTAGGGTCTCAGAGGCATGCTTTTGTAGTTGGAGACTTGTCTCATCCTCAGTTTGAAGCTCTTGACTGGGTTGTAACAGATCTTAGCAATAAAATGAGGAAGAACAAGAACATGGCTTCAGATGTTGAAAAAGATGAGTTCTTAGCTATTTGA
- the LOC108812910 gene encoding UDP-N-acetylglucosamine diphosphorylase 2 isoform X4, which produces MEEPTTEEIEIRTADVTTKTLPPPPPPRTASPHQELVERLKDYGQEDVFALWEELSPEERHLLVTEIENLDLPRIDRIIRCSLNSQGLPAAAIEAPPESCVSTVEGRRKEDKEKWWKMGLKAIYEGKLGVVLLSGGQGTRLGSSDPKGCFNIGLPSGKSLFQIQAERILCVQRLAAQAMGPTRSVVIQWYIMTSPFTHEPTQKFFESRKYFGLEPDQVTFFQQGTLPCITKDGKFIMETPFSLAKAPDGNGGVYAALKYSRLLEDMASRGIKYVDCYGVDNVLVRVADPTFLGYFIDKGAASAAKVVRKAYPQEKVGVFVRRGKGGPLTVVEYTELDESMASATNQQTGRLQYCWSNVCLHMFTLDFLNQVANGLEKDSIYHVAEKKIPSINGFIEGVKLEQFIFDSFPYAPSTALFEVLREEEFAPVKNANGSSFDTPESARLLVLRLHTRWVIAAGGFLTHSVPLYATGVEVSPLCSYAGENLEAICRGRTFHAPCEISL; this is translated from the exons ATGGAGGAGCCAACGACGGAGGAGATAGAGATTAGAACCGCGGACGTGACGACGAAGACgctgcctcctcctcctcctcctcggaCGGCGTCACCTCATCAGGAGCTAGTGGAGAGGCTCAAGGATTACGGTCAGGAAGACGTTTTCGCTCTCTGGGAAGAGCTCTCACCTGAAGAGCGTCACCTCCTCGTCACTGAAATCGAG AATTTGGATCTCCCAAGAATAGATCGGATCATCAGATGCTCACTTAACTCTCAAG GGTTGCCAGCGGCGGCGATTGAGGCACCGCCGGAGAGTTGTGTGTCCACGGTGGAGGGAAGAAGAAAGGAAGACAAAGAAAAATGGTGGAAGATGGGGTTGAAGGCTATCTATGAAGGGAAACTGGGTGTGGTGCTTTTATCTGGTGGACAG gGAACAAGACTTGGAAGTTCAGATCCCAAAGGGTGTTTTA ATATCGGACTGCCATCTGGGAAGTCACTTTTCCAGATTCAAGCTGAGAGGATCTTATGTGTCCAAAGGCTTGCTGCTCAGGCAATGG GTCCAACTCGCTCAGTTGTAATACAGTGGTATATAATGACCAGTCCATTTACTCACGAACCAACACAAAAATTCTTCGAGAGTCGCAAGTATTTTGGCCTTGAGCCAGATCAA GTCACATTTTTCCAACAAGGAACCCTACCTTGCATTACGAAAGATGGAAAGTTTATCATGGAGACACCTTTCAGT CTAGCCAAAGCTCCAGATGGGAACGGGGGAGTTTATGCAG CTCTAAAATATTCAAGGTTATTAGAAGATATGGCTTCCAGGGGGATCAAGTATGTGGATTGCTATGGTGTTGACAATGTTCTG GTTCGAGTAGCTGACCCTACTTTTCTAGGATACTTCATTGACAAAGGTGCAGCTTCTGCCGCAAAAGTAGTGCGCAAG GCATATCCACAAGAAAAGGTTGGAGTATTTGTAAGGAGGGGAAAAGGTGGGCCACTGACCGTGGTTGAGTACACAGAGCTTGATGAGTCCATGGCTTCTGCAACTAATCAACAAACAGGACGTCTTCAATATTGCTGGAGTAAC GTGTGCTTACACATGTTCACTCTGGATTTCCTTAACCAAGTTGCAAACGGACTGGAAAAAGACAGCAT TTATCATGTGGCAGAGAAGAAGATACCGTCTATAAATGGTTTCATAGAGGGAGTGAAACTAGAACAGTTCATATTTGATAGCTTTCCGTATGCTCCTTCAACTGCACTCTTCGAG GTGTTGAGGGAGGAAGAGTTTGCCCCGGTGAAGAATGCAAACGGGTCGAGCTTTGACACGCCAGAAAGCGCGAGACTTCTGGTTCTACGGCTACACACACGTTGGGTCATAGCGGCTGGTGGATTCTTAACACATTCCGTACCTTTATATGCAACTG GTGTGGAAGTGTCACCACTGTGCTCGTACGCTGGAGAAAATCTGGAAGCGATTTGCCGAGGAAGAACGTTTCACGCACCATGTGAGATCTCCCTctaa
- the LOC108812910 gene encoding UDP-N-acetylglucosamine diphosphorylase 2 isoform X1: MEEPTTEEIEIRTADVTTKTLPPPPPPRTASPHQELVERLKDYGQEDVFALWEELSPEERHLLVTEIENLDLPRIDRIIRCSLNSQGLPAAAIEAPPESCVSTVEGRRKEDKEKWWKMGLKAIYEGKLGVVLLSGGQGTRLGSSDPKGCFNIGLPSGKSLFQIQAERILCVQRLAAQAMGEAGPTRSVVIQWYIMTSPFTHEPTQKFFESRKYFGLEPDQVTFFQQGTLPCITKDGKFIMETPFSLAKAPDGNGGVYAALKYSRLLEDMASRGIKYVDCYGVDNVLVRVADPTFLGYFIDKGAASAAKVVRKAYPQEKVGVFVRRGKGGPLTVVEYTELDESMASATNQQTGRLQYCWSNVCLHMFTLDFLNQVANGLEKDSIYHVAEKKIPSINGFIEGVKLEQFIFDSFPYAPSTALFEVLREEEFAPVKNANGSSFDTPESARLLVLRLHTRWVIAAGGFLTHSVPLYATGVEVSPLCSYAGENLEAICRGRTFHAPCEISL, from the exons ATGGAGGAGCCAACGACGGAGGAGATAGAGATTAGAACCGCGGACGTGACGACGAAGACgctgcctcctcctcctcctcctcggaCGGCGTCACCTCATCAGGAGCTAGTGGAGAGGCTCAAGGATTACGGTCAGGAAGACGTTTTCGCTCTCTGGGAAGAGCTCTCACCTGAAGAGCGTCACCTCCTCGTCACTGAAATCGAG AATTTGGATCTCCCAAGAATAGATCGGATCATCAGATGCTCACTTAACTCTCAAG GGTTGCCAGCGGCGGCGATTGAGGCACCGCCGGAGAGTTGTGTGTCCACGGTGGAGGGAAGAAGAAAGGAAGACAAAGAAAAATGGTGGAAGATGGGGTTGAAGGCTATCTATGAAGGGAAACTGGGTGTGGTGCTTTTATCTGGTGGACAG gGAACAAGACTTGGAAGTTCAGATCCCAAAGGGTGTTTTA ATATCGGACTGCCATCTGGGAAGTCACTTTTCCAGATTCAAGCTGAGAGGATCTTATGTGTCCAAAGGCTTGCTGCTCAGGCAATGGGTGAGG CAGGTCCAACTCGCTCAGTTGTAATACAGTGGTATATAATGACCAGTCCATTTACTCACGAACCAACACAAAAATTCTTCGAGAGTCGCAAGTATTTTGGCCTTGAGCCAGATCAA GTCACATTTTTCCAACAAGGAACCCTACCTTGCATTACGAAAGATGGAAAGTTTATCATGGAGACACCTTTCAGT CTAGCCAAAGCTCCAGATGGGAACGGGGGAGTTTATGCAG CTCTAAAATATTCAAGGTTATTAGAAGATATGGCTTCCAGGGGGATCAAGTATGTGGATTGCTATGGTGTTGACAATGTTCTG GTTCGAGTAGCTGACCCTACTTTTCTAGGATACTTCATTGACAAAGGTGCAGCTTCTGCCGCAAAAGTAGTGCGCAAG GCATATCCACAAGAAAAGGTTGGAGTATTTGTAAGGAGGGGAAAAGGTGGGCCACTGACCGTGGTTGAGTACACAGAGCTTGATGAGTCCATGGCTTCTGCAACTAATCAACAAACAGGACGTCTTCAATATTGCTGGAGTAAC GTGTGCTTACACATGTTCACTCTGGATTTCCTTAACCAAGTTGCAAACGGACTGGAAAAAGACAGCAT TTATCATGTGGCAGAGAAGAAGATACCGTCTATAAATGGTTTCATAGAGGGAGTGAAACTAGAACAGTTCATATTTGATAGCTTTCCGTATGCTCCTTCAACTGCACTCTTCGAG GTGTTGAGGGAGGAAGAGTTTGCCCCGGTGAAGAATGCAAACGGGTCGAGCTTTGACACGCCAGAAAGCGCGAGACTTCTGGTTCTACGGCTACACACACGTTGGGTCATAGCGGCTGGTGGATTCTTAACACATTCCGTACCTTTATATGCAACTG GTGTGGAAGTGTCACCACTGTGCTCGTACGCTGGAGAAAATCTGGAAGCGATTTGCCGAGGAAGAACGTTTCACGCACCATGTGAGATCTCCCTctaa
- the LOC108812910 gene encoding UDP-N-acetylglucosamine diphosphorylase 2 isoform X3, with translation MEEPTTEEIEIRTADVTTKTLPPPPPPRTASPHQELVERLKDYGQEDVFALWEELSPEERHLLVTEIENLDLPRIDRIIRCSLNSQGLPAAAIEAPPESCVSTVEGRRKEDKEKWWKMGLKAIYEGKLGVVLLSGGQGTRLGSSDPKGCFNIGLPSGKSLFQIQAERILCVQRLAAQAMAGPTRSVVIQWYIMTSPFTHEPTQKFFESRKYFGLEPDQVTFFQQGTLPCITKDGKFIMETPFSLAKAPDGNGGVYAALKYSRLLEDMASRGIKYVDCYGVDNVLVRVADPTFLGYFIDKGAASAAKVVRKAYPQEKVGVFVRRGKGGPLTVVEYTELDESMASATNQQTGRLQYCWSNVCLHMFTLDFLNQVANGLEKDSIYHVAEKKIPSINGFIEGVKLEQFIFDSFPYAPSTALFEVLREEEFAPVKNANGSSFDTPESARLLVLRLHTRWVIAAGGFLTHSVPLYATGVEVSPLCSYAGENLEAICRGRTFHAPCEISL, from the exons ATGGAGGAGCCAACGACGGAGGAGATAGAGATTAGAACCGCGGACGTGACGACGAAGACgctgcctcctcctcctcctcctcggaCGGCGTCACCTCATCAGGAGCTAGTGGAGAGGCTCAAGGATTACGGTCAGGAAGACGTTTTCGCTCTCTGGGAAGAGCTCTCACCTGAAGAGCGTCACCTCCTCGTCACTGAAATCGAG AATTTGGATCTCCCAAGAATAGATCGGATCATCAGATGCTCACTTAACTCTCAAG GGTTGCCAGCGGCGGCGATTGAGGCACCGCCGGAGAGTTGTGTGTCCACGGTGGAGGGAAGAAGAAAGGAAGACAAAGAAAAATGGTGGAAGATGGGGTTGAAGGCTATCTATGAAGGGAAACTGGGTGTGGTGCTTTTATCTGGTGGACAG gGAACAAGACTTGGAAGTTCAGATCCCAAAGGGTGTTTTA ATATCGGACTGCCATCTGGGAAGTCACTTTTCCAGATTCAAGCTGAGAGGATCTTATGTGTCCAAAGGCTTGCTGCTCAGGCAATGG CAGGTCCAACTCGCTCAGTTGTAATACAGTGGTATATAATGACCAGTCCATTTACTCACGAACCAACACAAAAATTCTTCGAGAGTCGCAAGTATTTTGGCCTTGAGCCAGATCAA GTCACATTTTTCCAACAAGGAACCCTACCTTGCATTACGAAAGATGGAAAGTTTATCATGGAGACACCTTTCAGT CTAGCCAAAGCTCCAGATGGGAACGGGGGAGTTTATGCAG CTCTAAAATATTCAAGGTTATTAGAAGATATGGCTTCCAGGGGGATCAAGTATGTGGATTGCTATGGTGTTGACAATGTTCTG GTTCGAGTAGCTGACCCTACTTTTCTAGGATACTTCATTGACAAAGGTGCAGCTTCTGCCGCAAAAGTAGTGCGCAAG GCATATCCACAAGAAAAGGTTGGAGTATTTGTAAGGAGGGGAAAAGGTGGGCCACTGACCGTGGTTGAGTACACAGAGCTTGATGAGTCCATGGCTTCTGCAACTAATCAACAAACAGGACGTCTTCAATATTGCTGGAGTAAC GTGTGCTTACACATGTTCACTCTGGATTTCCTTAACCAAGTTGCAAACGGACTGGAAAAAGACAGCAT TTATCATGTGGCAGAGAAGAAGATACCGTCTATAAATGGTTTCATAGAGGGAGTGAAACTAGAACAGTTCATATTTGATAGCTTTCCGTATGCTCCTTCAACTGCACTCTTCGAG GTGTTGAGGGAGGAAGAGTTTGCCCCGGTGAAGAATGCAAACGGGTCGAGCTTTGACACGCCAGAAAGCGCGAGACTTCTGGTTCTACGGCTACACACACGTTGGGTCATAGCGGCTGGTGGATTCTTAACACATTCCGTACCTTTATATGCAACTG GTGTGGAAGTGTCACCACTGTGCTCGTACGCTGGAGAAAATCTGGAAGCGATTTGCCGAGGAAGAACGTTTCACGCACCATGTGAGATCTCCCTctaa
- the LOC130497073 gene encoding urease accessory protein D has product MATGKVVVEKIRGRSTATSCFSKYPLKFILPTKVAPVGTDVVWIYSITYGGGIVSGDSISCEFTIGDGCTAVLTTQSSTKVYKAIGSKCSEQTLQARIGSESLLVVIPDPVTCFSTARYYQKQEFRLVSDSNLVLVDWITSGRHANGEKWDFEFYKSINNIYLEDDRPLFLDTVLLEKRNIRSIAERMQDYHAIAMVILFGPKLRELQKQVQENVKNMMSEQLQISYGSGRHNPDSRARNGFMKPEFIASCSTFGPEGKGVVIRIASDSTESVYNFLRQQLGHLEPLLGQSPYA; this is encoded by the exons atggcGACAGGGAAAGTGGTGGTGGAGAAGATAAGAGGGAGATCTACGGCTACGAGCTGCTTCTCTAAGTATCCTCTCAAGTTCATACTTCCTACCAAG GTAGCTCCTGTCGGAACTGACGTTGTCTGGATTTACAGCATCACCTATGGCGGCGGCATTGTCTCT GGAGATTCGATTTCATGTGAATTCACCATTGGTGATGGATGCACTGCAGTCCTTACAACCCAGTCTTCTACTAAG GTTTACAAGGCAATAGGATCCAAGTGCTCTGAACAGACCTTAcaa GCGAGAATAGGGAGTGAGTCTCTTTTGGTTGTGATACCAGATCCAGTGACTTGCTTCTCCACAGCTCGTTACTATCAGAAACAGGAGTTTAGATTGGTTTCAGACTCTAACCTTGTCCTTGTGGATTGGATCACAAGCGGGCGTCACGCTAATGGTGAAAAATGGGACTTCGAGTTTTATAAGAGCATCAACAATATCTACCTGGAAGATGATCGCCCTTTATTCCTTGACACA GTGCTGCTGGAGAAGAGGAACATCCGAAGCATAGCGGAGCGGATGCAAGACTATCACGCCATAGCAATGGTCATACTCTTCGG GCCAAAGCTGAGGGAACTGCAGAAGCAAGTTCAAGAAAACGTGAAGAATATGATGTCGGAACAGTTGCAGATCTCTTATGGTTCTGGGAGACACAATCCTGATTCAAGGGCACGTAATGGATTCATGAAACCAGAGTTCATAGCTTCCTGCAGCACTTTTGGCCCTGAG GGAAAAGGAGTAGTGATTCGAATAGCTTCGGATTCCACAGAGTCAGTCTATAACTTCTTGAGGCAACAACTGGGTCATTTGGAACCACTTCTTGGTCAATCTCCCTATGCTTGA